Below is a window of Ornithodoros turicata isolate Travis chromosome 7, ASM3712646v1, whole genome shotgun sequence DNA.
ACTCCAAGAACATATAATTCAGTCACATATAACCTGCTACCTGCGATAAAAATGTCGCGCTCACTGTCTGCATACCCCCAGAGGGACATTAGTACGATATGTGACCAACACGTGATATGACTATATGACTCTATAAGCATGACAAACACAGATAGGAACACGCAACGACCCGAGTCTACAGTAAAAACTAAGTAAAAACACCTGAGTTCAACCTTCCTGCAAACACCTGAGgtgatgcggtgaagttctgtttcatcAGTGTAGTTCCCGATAAGTCTTTGCTGGCACCGGTATAAAGGGAAACATTGGCACGACACGTCCAAGTCTCGCCTATACTCAATGGAACTTTAACACGGACGGGGGGAAAGATATGCCCACACGACAACCAAAATACCCAAAAGTGCAATGGTCTCTCTTCTTTGAAAAATATTCACAGAAGTATCCCAATGGCTCCACAGTTTACGCCACGGACCACACTCTTTGCATCGTGCTGCTTCATGTCCTATATAGCTCTAGCATCACGTTGTTCAGGTTGCCTCGAACGGATTCCATGAGGTGAGAGGTATTTCAAATACGATGTCCTTCCCTCAGACTATCTCCGTAACTGAAACTGCCCGAGGACGGCAAGCACGGGCTCGAACAAGATCTCTTGCGCGTGGATTCCCAGGACAAAGTCAAGATGCGCGAAGTCTTCTTGCGGCACAAGGTAGTCGTAAACCAGAGATCCGAGATGGTGCTTCAGGTCTTCGATGTCTTGTAAATCTGCCAGGCGATCTCCTGGTCCAGAGAAAAGAGCGATGGGTGCCATGATTCGGCTGAGGTCGTACTCTGGGGGTTCCGGCTACGACAGAAAGCAATAGTGAAAAGTTTgcacggtctcctttgtcatGAAGATTATATGAACGGTAACAATGAAGTTTCCCTTTTCGCTTCTGTCGGAAATACTGGTGTAAAGTTTGTCAAGGATCGGATTTACCTGGCTAATGACAAGAACGGGAATTTCCTTCAGCAGTTTCTAAAATTTACAACTCTTGTGGCCCATGGCAAACGCTTTGCTCTTCCCTTATCTACAAGAAGGCTGTAAGTGAAatgctttccctttcttttttatcCTGCTGGGTGTACGTCAACTGTTGGCATCTCTTATGTCAGTTTTCCGATTAGGTTAGCCTCAGGACATTAACGTGCTCACCTGTCCGTAAACAACCATGTTCTCTTCGCTTCCATAGTCGAACTTCACAAAATTCTTCTTTCTGTACATCTGTAAAAATTGGCAAGCTAATCTGAGTGAAGAAAATAGCGACAATTGGTCCGTGTACATGCTGGAAGATGATTATGAAGCTCGTATCTGTTCTGTATAGCGGCAACGACAATATAGGGAATAGCTCAGTTCTTTAGGCAGCGGAGTTCAAATCATGACAAGCGGGTGTTATGAAAGTGTGTTTAAAAGCCCTGATCCCACCCAGTGCTTTTGAATATGTACAACGAACCATCCCGGAGTTTAACCTTGCTTAACCTGTTGCGAAAGCACCGCCTACTAATTCACGAGCCTTTTGTCTGCAGGCGCCGAACACTAAGTGCAGCATCTGCAACTTGGCACGTATCGATTACCAGGATTCCACGCAGCCGCCCGCTTGCGGAGAGTGGCGGAAGGAGGCAATGAGTGTCTATAACAGCGATGAATGGGCCTACGCAAAATTTCCCCACGCGACAATCCCTGTGTAGCAGGATGTCCATGTACCGAGATGTCCCTTCACGGAGATGTCCGCACACCGAAATatcgagcatatactgaaacgTCCGTGTACCGGCATGCCCGTTTCGAAATATCCTTTACCGAAACGTCCTATAGGGCTCCCACAATAAAATTATCGAACACCTTCAAACAAAAGAAAGTCGGCACGTACCTGCGCGTAATGAACCAAGTTTTTTGTCGTCGTTCCAGCTGGCATATGTGCCGTGTACACAGGGATTCTCGTCTGCAAAAGGATTAACAACGATGGGCTGCGAGCGACCGTAAATATTTACGAGGCGTGCGCGAACAGTGACAGCCTCGAATATATACGTATAATGACTGACAAAACGCAAGGAAAATTTTTTTTAGCTATCCAACTGAGTGCCAAGTGGTGACTAATAAGCGCATGTTAGAGCAAAGGCAGATACATAGACAGCGCTCACAAAGCAAAAGGTCATTGGAACATGACTCCAAGTCACTTCCAGGCTGCGGAAGGTCAATCGTCTTTCCAAGATGTGCAATAATTGTTAGAACTGGGAGCTACTGAACCGCAGGGTCTGCACAAATTAAGGAATTAGGTTTAGAGAAAATAAGCTGATATTCATGTAGGCTGGGTCTGCTTTGAACCTTAGGACACCCACCCGCGCACAGAAAGCAAAAGTAATGAATatatcatgatgatgatgatgatgacgtggcATGTTTCACGGCTGGAGCACATAAGTCACACACTGTGACACATAATAAATTGGGACTAAAGGGGTTGCGAGAACCAGGGCATAGTTTTATACAAAGTTACAGCCGCCAAAGTCAATCAATCAAAGACAAAGGCAGAATTGGCGATCACTGGAACAGTACCTGAATGCGCCTGAATCTATACTTATTGGGCTGTCCCGACGTTTCGCATGACGTAGCAACACCTTAACAAAAATGAGTGCGTACCTTATTGAGCTGATAATGACTGGCACCAACGCTGATCTGGGTTGGAAAGAAGCAGAAGCCCCTGATCACGCTATTGCAGAAGTAATTAATGAGAGCCCGCGTGACTAGATTGGATCTCAAAAGGCTGCCTTTGGTCACGATGTCGATGGCAACCTGttatgaaagaaaaagaataatcTCAAAGCATATCGGCACTATCAGCAGAGTGTGTCTTATCCAACGGGCGTCGTTTCGGCAGCAATGCATGAATTCAGCGTGTGTACATGTTTCGAGACTACATGAAAATATCACCTCGGAGCTCACCTTCATGTATGGGGCGAAAGGACCCAAAAGTGTCAAAGGCGTCGCAATATGTGTGATATTGGCGACAGGTGCCAAGCCAACCAGTATGCTCACCTGTAAAATGAGTAGACAGCACAACCATCAAATATCGTCTATATAGGCTGTGTTGTAATCGGTTCACTTTTCGCATGTTAGAGAAGCagttaaatgaaaaaaagaaaaacaacttgttctAAAATGAATGCCCGTGTTTTAATTAGTATAATGCACGCCAAATTAGTTcacacacagcgctaccgttaaGAATAAAAACGCAATGAATCCATGGTCGTCTTTGGTGGCAACGAATACAGCCGCGGGAAGCAAAGATTTgcggcatccaatcagacagcaggagaagcgcacgCATGCCTACGTGGATGTAGAACGGGTCCTGTCGTAGTGTTGTGTACATGCGCCGCATGATGCGCGTTTCTGCATTTTTTCAATATCGatttactgaattgtagcccacaacagtaatCGTAAATGTTCTAGTGACAACAATTATGTATCTT
It encodes the following:
- the LOC135400040 gene encoding lysosomal acid lipase/cholesteryl ester hydrolase-like → MYTRRMHLMRHPMFLTTLCLTFVVQMCFGLPGKANLEKDAFMGPMELIEKWGYPAEEHFVVTEDGYVLSLCRILHGRGFHSYERFPGPPLLLVHGIISSAADWVINMPHQSLGFVLADAGYDVWMINTRGSPYSDQHEYLNRRSREYLTFSFDDIGRYDLAASIDFILRATGTQQVSLVAWSQGFTECLVLLSDRPEYNLKVSILVGLAPVANITHIATPLTLLGPFAPYMKVAIDIVTKGSLLRSNLVTRALINYFCNSVIRGFCFFPTQISVGASHYQLNKTRIPVYTAHMPAGTTTKNLVHYAQMYRKKNFVKFDYGSEENMVVYGQPEPPEYDLSRIMAPIALFSGPGDRLADLQDIEDLKHHLGSLVYDYLVPQEDFAHLDFVLGIHAQEILFEPVLAVLGQFQLRR